The Henckelia pumila isolate YLH828 chromosome 2, ASM3356847v2, whole genome shotgun sequence genome includes a window with the following:
- the LOC140883705 gene encoding disease resistance protein RPM1-like: MAESAASFLVNKLTVLLQQERKLLGGIGDNAVYIRDELEQTREFLRAADEKQESDLQLKEWIKKVREITYDTEDVLEKYILELAHLHHDADGYKKYIKMVYEPVKKLMARHQIASEFQKIKLRMENVAKTQQRFKDIYDFRDQGSSITTTYDTRGDALLLEEEEIVGTEEPKKQIVEWLKHTDDGLMVVSVVGMGGLGKTTLVKKIYDDASVKANYDSHVWITVSEKFNLERLLRDMINQLSSEVKLQPPRNLEAMNGDEMKEYVYKFLKDKTYMIVLDDVWKIDVWESIKYAFPRKRACGRIIVTTRLYNIGNAACSETCGHLYNLDPLSAENSEKLFYRKAFPRSSCPSDLNEIAKSILKRCEGLPLAIVVIGGLLATKNNKFEDWKTFEGTIGVELQGDYLKRLSKLLSLSYYDLPYYLKACFLYLSIFPEDKLLQKWEVLRLWIAEGFVEAKEGKTQEEVAEAYLNELLNRSLIQVVGTHLDGSPLSFRIHDILREYIISKSREQNVFTVSSGGEIICPDNIRRMAIHIRLPKEMTNEFHNVKYLRTLFWFEFSESGLVLHEVLDNCKLLKVLQLRKAPIDNIPNEVFKLYHLKYLDLSGTNIEVIPKAIGNLRNLETLYLYESKVTDLPVDILKLCKLRHLLVGSLNTTYPFSFDCVRGSKVPCEIGSYLTSLQTLYWIDADKVDNIKIVQEVGKLTQLRTLGITKLRRGDGRDLFLSLAKLTNLRSLNISCINKDELMDLDHSNLPSLTLPFLRKICLHGRLEKLPRWVYFLHGLTIFQLWGSRLREDPMQHIEDLRGLVCLEMDMLAYEGEELIFKGGKFQKLETLSLNSLRGLRCVRVEKDSMPHLKRLYISDCGIMEDLPDGIEHLSNLQQVEVETMSEKFKGRLAEQKHKGGHEWKLAHVPRVEVWELVDNEWKQHQL; the protein is encoded by the coding sequence ATGGCAGAGAGTGCGGCATCGTTTCTCGTCAATAAGCTCACTGTACTCCTACAACAGGAGCGAAAATTGCTCGGCGGGATCGGAGACAACGCCGTGTATATTCGAGATGAATTGGAACAGACGAGGGAATTCCTTCGAGCTGCTGATGAGAAACAAGAAAGTGATCTCCAACTCAAAGAATGGATCAAGAAAGTGCGTGAAATCACTTACGACACCGAAGATGTCCTCGAAAAGTACATTCTTGAACTAGCCCACTTGCATCATGATGCGGATGGATACAAAAAATACATCAAAATGGTGTATGAACCGGTGAAAAAACTGATGGCTCGCCACCAAATCGCTTCCGAGTTCCAAAAAATCAAGCTGAGAATGGAAAATGTTGCCAAGACTCAACAGAGATTCAAAGACATTTATGATTTCAGGGATCAAGGATCAAGCATCACAACAACATATGACACTCGAGGCGACGCTCTCCTACTGGAGGAAGAAGAAATTGTGGGAACTGAAGaaccaaagaaacaaattgtgGAGTGGCTTAAACATACTGATGATGGGCTTATGGTTGTTTCAGTTGTCGGAATGGGCGGGTTGGGGAAGACGACTCTCGTTAAGAAGATATACGATGATGCATCGGTAAAGGCCAATTACGATAGCCATGTGTGGATAACTGTTTCAGAGAAATTCAACTTAGAGCGTCTTTTACGAGACATGATTAACCAGCTCTCTAGTGAAGTCAAGCTACAACCACCTCGAAATCTAGAGGCGATGAATGGCGACGAAATGAAAGAATATGTTTACAAGTTTCTCAAGGACAAGACTTACATGATTGTCCTAGACGATGTTTGGAAAATCGACGTATGGGAGTCAATCAAGTATGCATTTCCAAGAAAGAGAGCTTGCGGCCGCATCATCGTCACGACTCGCTTATACAACATAGGAAATGCTGCTTGTAGCGAGACCTGTGGCCATTTGTACAATTTAGATCCTTTGAGTGCTGAAAACTCGGAAAAATTGTTTTACAGAAAGGCATTTCCTCGAAGCTCATGCCCTTCCGATTTAAATGAAATCGCGAAAAGTATCTTAAAGAGATGTGAAGGCTTGCCGCTTGCGATTGTTGTCATTGGTGGGCTTCTAGCAACCAAGAACAACAAATTCGAAGATTGGAAGACATTTGAAGGTACCATTGGTGTTGAACTACAGGGTGACTATCTCAAAAGATTGAGCAAACTACTGTCTCTCAGTTATTATGACTTGCCTTACTATCTCAAAGCATGCTTCTTGTACTTGAGCATCTTTCCAGAAGACAAATTGCTCCAAAAGTGGGAAGTACTTCGACTATGGATAGCAGAAGGTTTTGTGGAGGCGAAAGAAGGAAAGACGCAGGAAGAAGTGGCAGAGGCCTATCTTAATGAGCTTCTCAACAGAAGTCTTATCCAGGTAGTAGGAACACATCTTGATGGAAGCCCACTATCATTCCGTATCCACGACATTCTACGAGAATACATCATTTCGAAATCTAGAGAACAAAATGTGTTTACAGTATCTAGCGGAGGAGAAATCATTTGTCCTGATAATATCCGACGTATGGCGATCCACATTAGATTACCTAAAGAGATGACTAACGAATTCCACAATGTTAAGTATCTTCGCACCTTGTTTTGGTTTGAGTTTTCAGAATCAGGACTTGTCCTTCATGAGGTTTTGGACAATTGCAAGCTATTGAAGGTATTGCAATTAAGAAAAGCTCCAATAGACAACATCCCAAATGAGGTATTCAAACTATATCACCTCAAATATCTTGACTTAAGTGGAACAAATATCGAAGTTATTCCAAAAGCAATCGGAAATCTTCGAAACCTTGAGACATTATATCTCTACGAATCCAAAGTGACCGATCTGCCTGTTGACATTCTGAAGCTTTGCAAACTTCGACATCTCCTAGTAGGATCATTGAACACCACATATCCCTTCTCTTTTGATTGCGTGCGAGGCTCGAAGGTGCCATGTGAAATAGGATCTTACTTGACATCCTTACAAACACTCTATTGGATAGATGCGGACAAAGTAGACAACATTAAAATAGTGCAAGAAGTAGGGAAGCTAACACAACTCCGAACTTTAGGCATCACAAAGCTGAGAAGAGGAGATGGAAGGGATCTTTTCTTGTCGCTGGCAAAGCTTACCAACCTACGTTCGCTAAACATTTCGTGCATTAACAAGGATGAGTTGATGGATTTGGATCACTCTAATCTGCCTTCTTTAACTTTGCCATTTCTTCGTAAAATCTGTCTACACGGACGTCTGGAGAAGCTTCCTCGGTGGGTGTATTTTCTTCACGGGCTCACTATATTTCAACTATGGGGGAGTAGACTAAGAGAGGATCCAATGCAACATATTGAAGATTTGCGTGGTCTGGTATGCCTAGAAATGGACATGCTTGCGTATGAAGGCGAAGAATTGATTTTCAAAGGAGGGAAATTTCAGAAGCTTGAAACATTGTCTCTAAATAGTTTGAGAGGATTGAGATGTGTTAGAGTGGAGAAAGATTCAATGCCTCATCTGAAACGATTGTATATAAGTGATTGCGGCATAATGGAGGATTTACCGGATGGCATCGAGCATTTGAGCAATCTTCAGCAAGTGGAAGTCGAAACAATGTCGGAGAAATTCAAAGGAAGACTTGCTGAGCAGAAACACAAAGGAGGGCATGAGTGGAAGCTTGCACATGTTCCTAGAGTTGAGGTTTGGGAATTAGTCGATAATGAATGGAAACAACACCAGCTGTAG